One genomic window of [Clostridium] scindens ATCC 35704 includes the following:
- the glmM gene encoding phosphoglucosamine mutase, giving the protein MGKYFGTDGFRGEANEVLTVEHAFKVGRFLGWYYGQDHKAKVVIGKDTRRSSYMFEYALVAGLTASGANAYLLHVTTTPSVSYVTRTENFDCGIMISASHNPFYDNGIKVINGKGHKLEAEVEEKIERYIDGEMGELPLAKKEEIGRTVDYAAGRNRYIGYLISLATRSFEDKKVGLDCSNGSAFAIAKSVYDALGAKTFVINCEPDGTNINTNCGSTHIEVLKEYVKANHLDVGFAFDGDADRCIAVDENGNVIDGDLILYICGKYMKENGRLNGDTIVTTIMSNLGLYKACDKVGLKYEKTAVGDKYVYENMVQNNFSLGGEQSGHIIFSKHATTGDGILTSLMIMEVMLEKKLSLAKLAEDVKIYPQLLQNVRVADKKTARENPKVMKAIDAVAEALGDDGRILVRESGTEPVIRVMVEAATDELCAKYVGQVVDVIKAQGLVVQ; this is encoded by the coding sequence ATGGGAAAATATTTTGGAACGGACGGATTCCGCGGGGAAGCCAATGAGGTATTGACGGTTGAACATGCATTCAAAGTGGGAAGGTTTCTTGGATGGTATTATGGCCAGGATCATAAGGCCAAGGTCGTGATCGGAAAGGATACCAGAAGAAGCAGCTACATGTTCGAGTATGCGCTGGTTGCGGGACTAACGGCATCCGGGGCAAATGCGTATCTGCTCCACGTTACGACGACGCCAAGCGTATCTTATGTGACAAGGACGGAGAATTTTGACTGTGGAATCATGATTTCCGCCAGCCACAATCCTTTCTATGATAATGGGATCAAGGTGATCAACGGAAAAGGACATAAGTTGGAGGCAGAAGTAGAAGAAAAGATAGAACGTTATATAGATGGCGAGATGGGCGAGCTGCCGCTTGCCAAGAAGGAAGAGATCGGCCGTACCGTAGACTATGCGGCAGGAAGAAACCGTTACATAGGCTATCTGATCTCCTTGGCTACCCGGTCATTTGAAGATAAGAAGGTGGGCCTGGACTGTTCCAACGGAAGCGCGTTTGCCATTGCAAAGAGCGTTTATGATGCATTGGGGGCAAAGACTTTTGTGATCAACTGCGAGCCCGACGGCACCAATATCAATACGAACTGCGGCTCCACCCATATTGAGGTGCTCAAGGAGTATGTAAAGGCAAATCATCTGGATGTGGGATTCGCATTTGATGGAGACGCAGATCGATGCATCGCGGTGGACGAGAACGGCAATGTGATAGATGGCGATTTGATCTTATATATCTGCGGCAAGTATATGAAGGAAAACGGACGCCTCAACGGAGATACCATTGTCACTACGATCATGTCCAACCTGGGGTTATACAAAGCCTGTGACAAGGTAGGCTTGAAATATGAGAAGACTGCCGTGGGCGATAAGTATGTCTATGAAAATATGGTTCAGAATAACTTCTCTCTCGGAGGGGAACAGTCCGGACATATCATTTTCAGCAAGCATGCAACCACGGGAGACGGCATCCTGACCTCCCTTATGATCATGGAAGTCATGCTGGAGAAGAAGTTAAGTCTTGCCAAGCTTGCCGAGGATGTGAAGATCTATCCGCAGCTGCTTCAGAATGTGCGGGTGGCAGATAAGAAGACGGCAAGGGAGAATCCTAAGGTCATGAAAGCAATCGACGCAGTGGCAGAGGCGCTGGGAGATGACGGACGCATCCTGGTAAGGGAGAGCGGAACCGAGCCGGTGATCCGGGTAATGGTGGAAGCGGCCACGGATGAACTTTGCGCCAAATATGTGGGCCAGGTAGTCGATGTGATCAAGGCACAAGGACTGGTAGTTCAGTAG
- a CDS encoding manganese efflux pump MntP — translation MSIAEILVISIGLSIDVFVAVAYLGAGFSKILARNLAGLSLLFGGMQLGGLIIGNLVTLLPAVPTDHSKNVADGWEGITVLIFAGLGIYMICKGVKREQVLERRKDAIEWKTTTVLALVTSIDAFMAGVGMGFLDTEVIAQAITLFPVTVLQVIFGVYAGYRLGLKHNRHAYWIGGAMLLLASADVVIHYYI, via the coding sequence ATGTCCATAGCAGAGATTCTGGTTATCTCCATCGGCCTATCCATTGATGTATTTGTGGCGGTGGCATATCTTGGGGCGGGTTTTTCGAAGATCCTTGCAAGGAATTTGGCCGGGCTTAGCCTTTTATTTGGCGGGATGCAGCTTGGAGGCCTGATTATCGGCAATCTGGTCACTTTGCTTCCGGCAGTTCCGACAGACCACTCGAAGAATGTGGCTGATGGCTGGGAAGGAATAACGGTACTGATCTTTGCGGGACTTGGAATCTATATGATATGCAAGGGCGTGAAGAGGGAACAGGTCCTGGAACGCCGGAAAGATGCGATCGAATGGAAGACGACGACGGTTCTGGCTCTGGTGACCAGCATAGATGCATTTATGGCAGGCGTAGGGATGGGATTTTTGGATACAGAGGTGATTGCCCAGGCGATCACATTATTTCCGGTAACAGTCCTGCAGGTTATCTTTGGCGTATATGCAGGGTACAGGCTTGGCCTGAAGCACAACAGGCATGCATACTGGATCGGGGGCGCAATGCTTCTTTTGGCCAGCGCGGACGTAGTAATCCACTATTATATATAG
- a CDS encoding YitT family protein, translated as MKSKLKSFFLLTFSTIIMAVGIYFFKFANNFTFGGITGLAVLVAKTGRISASDFTFIANMVLLAVGFVILGKKFAEKTAYCSILLSVTLSVLERLYPLNQPLTDQPVMELAFAIALPSLGSAVLFNIGASSGGTDIIAMIMKKYTSTDIGKALLITDFIITIAGCFVFDIETGLYSFLGLAVRSFMIDGFIESLNLSKYFNVVCTSPKAICDFIKDDLHRSATIVLAQGAFSGEDKYIIFTALNRIEAVKLRNFIKENAPDAFLLISNTSEIIGKGFHSI; from the coding sequence ATGAAATCAAAATTAAAAAGTTTCTTCTTATTAACCTTCAGTACCATTATTATGGCAGTAGGCATCTACTTCTTTAAATTCGCCAACAACTTTACGTTTGGCGGAATCACGGGACTTGCGGTCCTGGTAGCGAAGACAGGCCGGATCTCTGCCAGCGATTTTACGTTTATCGCCAACATGGTGCTTCTTGCCGTCGGCTTCGTGATCCTTGGCAAGAAATTCGCGGAAAAGACAGCCTACTGCAGCATCCTTTTGTCTGTCACCTTATCCGTATTGGAACGGCTGTATCCATTGAATCAGCCGCTTACCGATCAGCCGGTGATGGAACTGGCTTTTGCCATCGCGCTTCCTTCCCTTGGCTCCGCAGTACTCTTTAATATCGGCGCATCCAGCGGGGGAACGGATATCATTGCCATGATCATGAAAAAATATACCAGCACTGATATTGGAAAGGCTCTTTTGATCACTGACTTTATTATTACCATTGCCGGCTGCTTCGTATTCGATATCGAGACCGGGCTTTATTCTTTTCTGGGACTTGCCGTCCGCTCCTTTATGATTGACGGCTTTATTGAAAGTTTGAATCTATCCAAGTATTTCAACGTAGTGTGCACAAGTCCCAAGGCGATCTGCGACTTTATCAAGGATGACTTGCACCGAAGCGCCACCATTGTTCTTGCCCAAGGCGCATTCTCCGGCGAGGATAAGTATATCATCTTTACAGCGCTTAATCGGATCGAGGCCGTCAAACTCAGGAATTTTATTAAGGAAAATGCGCCGGACGCATTCCTTCTTATCTCCAATACCAGCGAAATCATAGGAAAAGGGTTCCACTCCATCTAG
- a CDS encoding lysylphosphatidylglycerol synthase transmembrane domain-containing protein has translation MKKNNWWKIIFIVIVLIILCLLFGDSFFSIQKEISDTAGQTILGICLCGVFYNLSEGLVYVWLARRHQNDFHYRDGIACSYYTAFYRTVTLGSGTAAATVYFLYKKGIQVPEGVAICAVQYVLQRIAVAVFGGAGFLFCGPYMNRWFGEYRMELILGYGLTAVICLVLILACVSERFHRTLAWLGRKADRKHKYEDKIMQMEGKGMLLRQETANLMKDRRDIILVLLMELVKLGCWYVIPYMILHPAGSGIFETACVTSLILMLAGIIPAPGGLGSTEGVFILLFSRIAGGIEAASAMLLYRFATYMVPCALGGICVIIFHKYWKANGDKG, from the coding sequence TTGAAGAAAAATAACTGGTGGAAAATCATATTCATTGTAATAGTCCTCATCATCCTCTGTCTGTTATTTGGAGATTCCTTCTTTTCTATACAAAAGGAAATATCGGATACGGCAGGGCAGACAATACTTGGAATCTGCCTTTGCGGCGTATTCTATAACCTATCGGAGGGACTAGTATATGTCTGGCTTGCCAGGAGACATCAGAATGATTTTCATTACAGGGATGGCATCGCCTGCTCTTACTATACTGCGTTTTACCGTACGGTTACCCTTGGAAGCGGGACGGCGGCAGCGACAGTATATTTTTTATATAAGAAAGGGATCCAGGTGCCGGAAGGGGTTGCCATCTGTGCAGTCCAATATGTATTGCAGAGGATTGCGGTGGCTGTGTTTGGAGGGGCAGGATTCCTTTTCTGTGGCCCCTATATGAACCGTTGGTTTGGAGAATACCGCATGGAACTGATTCTGGGCTATGGCCTGACTGCCGTCATCTGTCTGGTCCTGATACTGGCCTGCGTATCCGAACGGTTCCACCGTACGCTGGCATGGCTGGGAAGAAAAGCAGACAGAAAGCACAAATATGAAGATAAGATTATGCAGATGGAAGGCAAAGGCATGCTTCTAAGGCAGGAGACGGCGAACCTTATGAAGGACAGGAGGGATATAATCCTGGTACTGCTGATGGAACTGGTAAAACTGGGCTGCTGGTACGTGATTCCGTATATGATCCTGCACCCTGCGGGATCGGGAATTTTTGAGACGGCCTGCGTCACTTCGCTAATATTGATGCTGGCGGGCATTATTCCCGCGCCTGGCGGGCTTGGCAGCACGGAGGGAGTGTTCATACTGCTGTTTTCCAGGATCGCGGGAGGCATCGAGGCGGCTTCCGCCATGCTGCTCTACCGGTTTGCAACCTATATGGTTCCTTGTGCGCTTGGTGGCATCTGTGTTATAATATTCCACAAATACTGGAAGGCAAATGGTGACAAAGGGTGA
- the eno gene encoding phosphopyruvate hydratase codes for MYKYLPITDVYAREILDSRGNPTIEVEVLAGDEYLGRASVPSGASTGQYEAVELRDREERYGGLGVERAVDHVNAKIAPAVIGVNVFEQPALDAILLQLDGTQNKSHLGANAMLGVSMAAARAAAGALHMPLYAYLGGTNAKKMPVPMMNIMNGGKHADNTIDIQEFMIMPTGACCFKEGLRMCAEIYHVLKKLLKDQGYSTAVGDEGGFAPNLPDAKEALRFITEAITKAGYKPGEDIVIALDVAATELYDKSFKKYVFEGEGRMHGHKVIRSVEELIDYYEELAEEFPIASIEDPLDEEDWEGWELLTTRMGLDTQLVGDDLFVTNTRRLKKGIEREVANAILIKVNQIGTLTEAFDAIEMAQKAGYKTVVSHRSGETADPIIADIAVAFNAGQIKTGAPCRSERVSKYNQLLRIEERLGDMAVYEDPFGTSDVL; via the coding sequence ATGTATAAGTATTTACCGATTACGGATGTATACGCAAGAGAAATCTTAGATTCCCGCGGGAATCCGACTATAGAAGTGGAAGTGCTGGCAGGGGACGAATACCTGGGAAGGGCCAGTGTGCCGTCCGGCGCGTCTACCGGGCAGTATGAGGCAGTAGAACTCAGGGATAGGGAAGAGCGGTATGGCGGCCTTGGAGTGGAAAGGGCGGTAGACCATGTGAATGCCAAGATCGCTCCGGCAGTGATCGGCGTGAATGTATTTGAACAGCCGGCCCTTGACGCCATCCTGCTGCAGCTGGATGGTACCCAGAATAAGTCTCATCTCGGCGCCAATGCTATGCTGGGAGTGTCCATGGCAGCAGCCAGGGCAGCGGCAGGCGCGCTGCATATGCCGCTGTATGCTTATCTGGGAGGTACCAATGCCAAGAAGATGCCGGTGCCAATGATGAACATCATGAATGGCGGCAAGCATGCGGATAATACTATTGATATCCAGGAATTCATGATCATGCCCACCGGTGCGTGCTGCTTCAAGGAAGGTCTTAGAATGTGCGCTGAGATATACCACGTATTGAAGAAACTCTTAAAAGACCAGGGATACAGTACGGCGGTGGGAGATGAAGGCGGATTCGCGCCGAATCTTCCGGATGCCAAGGAAGCCCTGCGGTTCATCACGGAGGCCATCACAAAGGCCGGATATAAGCCGGGAGAAGACATTGTCATAGCGCTGGACGTAGCGGCCACGGAATTGTATGACAAGAGTTTCAAGAAATATGTGTTTGAAGGCGAAGGCAGGATGCACGGCCATAAAGTCATCCGATCAGTGGAAGAACTGATTGATTATTATGAAGAACTTGCGGAAGAATTCCCGATTGCCTCCATCGAAGATCCTTTGGATGAAGAGGACTGGGAAGGATGGGAACTACTGACCACCAGGATGGGCTTGGATACGCAGCTGGTGGGGGATGATCTGTTTGTCACCAACACCAGAAGGCTTAAGAAGGGAATTGAACGGGAAGTGGCCAATGCCATCCTGATCAAGGTTAATCAGATTGGAACGCTCACAGAAGCATTCGATGCGATTGAGATGGCTCAAAAGGCAGGCTACAAGACGGTCGTATCCCACCGCTCCGGCGAGACCGCTGATCCTATCATAGCAGACATCGCAGTCGCGTTTAATGCCGGACAGATCAAGACCGGGGCTCCTTGCCGGTCGGAACGGGTGTCCAAATACAACCAGCTGCTCAGGATTGAAGAGCGTCTGGGAGATATGGCAGTATATGAGGATCCTTTTGGAACTTCGGACGTGCTGTAA
- a CDS encoding NAD(P)/FAD-dependent oxidoreductase: MNLYDVIIIGAGPSGIFCAYELMRQKPDLKVLMIEKGRSIEKRQCPKRKTKTCVGCQPCSITTGFAGAGAFSDGKLSLSPDVGGTLPEILGYERAAELIHEADNIYLKFGADQKVYGIEDYEAIENIRAKAIRANLKLIECPIRHLGTEEGYKIYTRLQEHLESCGVEIRFMTMVKDIIVEDGAATGVVTDKGEEFYAPEIVAGIGREGSEWFSHICKEHEIETRNGTVDVGVRVEVRDEIMKELNEKLYEAKLVYYTPTFDDKVRVFCTNPSGEVATEYYDDGLAVVNGHAYKSKDMKTNNTNFALLVSKNFTEPFKSPIEYGKQIAQLGNMLCDGKILLQRYGDFRRGRRTTEERLNRNNIVPTLKDAVPGDLSLVFPHRIMVAIDEMIQALDKVTPGIASDETLLYGVEVKFYSNKVVVNQDFETSVKGLRAMGDGASITRGLQQASANGISVARSILAK, translated from the coding sequence ATGAATCTGTATGACGTAATTATTATAGGCGCGGGTCCCTCCGGGATTTTCTGCGCATATGAATTGATGAGACAAAAACCGGATCTGAAGGTTTTAATGATTGAAAAGGGACGTTCGATCGAGAAGAGACAGTGCCCGAAGAGAAAGACTAAGACTTGCGTGGGCTGCCAGCCCTGCTCTATTACTACGGGATTTGCCGGAGCCGGAGCATTTTCGGATGGTAAATTATCCCTCTCCCCGGACGTGGGAGGAACGCTTCCTGAGATTTTGGGATATGAGAGGGCAGCAGAACTGATCCACGAAGCAGATAACATCTATCTGAAGTTCGGAGCAGATCAGAAGGTCTATGGAATCGAGGATTATGAGGCCATTGAGAATATTCGCGCCAAGGCAATCCGCGCGAACCTGAAGCTGATTGAATGTCCAATCCGCCATCTTGGAACCGAGGAAGGATATAAGATCTATACCAGGCTTCAGGAGCATCTGGAATCCTGCGGCGTTGAGATCAGATTCATGACCATGGTCAAGGATATTATCGTGGAAGACGGCGCTGCAACAGGAGTCGTGACGGATAAGGGCGAAGAATTCTATGCGCCGGAGATTGTGGCGGGAATCGGAAGAGAGGGTTCAGAGTGGTTCTCTCATATCTGCAAGGAGCATGAGATCGAGACGCGCAACGGCACGGTAGATGTAGGCGTACGTGTGGAAGTCCGGGATGAGATCATGAAGGAACTCAATGAGAAGCTTTACGAGGCGAAGCTGGTATATTATACGCCGACGTTTGACGATAAAGTCCGCGTGTTCTGCACCAACCCGTCAGGGGAAGTGGCAACGGAGTATTACGATGACGGCCTGGCAGTGGTAAACGGCCATGCTTATAAATCCAAGGATATGAAGACAAATAATACCAACTTTGCGCTGCTGGTTTCCAAGAATTTTACGGAGCCGTTCAAATCACCCATTGAATATGGCAAGCAGATCGCGCAGCTTGGAAATATGCTGTGCGATGGCAAGATACTTCTGCAGCGCTATGGGGATTTCCGGCGGGGCAGGCGTACTACCGAGGAACGACTGAACCGCAACAACATCGTGCCGACGCTGAAAGACGCTGTTCCGGGAGATCTGTCGTTGGTATTCCCGCACCGGATCATGGTAGCCATTGATGAGATGATCCAGGCGCTTGACAAAGTGACCCCGGGTATCGCTTCCGATGAGACGCTTTTGTATGGCGTGGAAGTGAAGTTCTATTCCAATAAAGTGGTCGTGAATCAGGATTTTGAGACCAGCGTAAAAGGTCTTCGGGCAATGGGCGACGGCGCTTCCATCACCAGAGGGCTTCAGCAGGCATCCGCCAATGGCATAAGTGTTGCAAGAAGCATATTAGCGAAGTAG
- a CDS encoding radical SAM protein, producing MSTLSHKAARGAYGTAIDMVLRHMNKDREKGMLQLVDLTERYMGSHFDSKNYEAARCMIKDPESKWMKYINRLLDEVDPYVIRQSALNLGYEAGLYGTKTIREMRKKYDCNIPWLILMDPTSACNLHCTGCWAAEYGNRLNLTFDELDGIITQGKELGIYFYMYTGGEPLVRKADIIKLCEKHNDCAFHAFTNGTLVDEAFCEDMRRVGNLSLSISLEGFEEVNDFRRGNGVFDKVMHAMDLLKQSGQIFGTSICYTSKNIDTVTSDEFLDLIIEKGCRFTWYFHYMPVGNDAAPELLPTKEQREYMYHRIREIRAMEGGKPIYAMDFQNDGEFVGGCIAGGRNYCHINPNGDVEPCVFIHYSSANIREVSLLDALRQPLFMAYRDNQPFNGNHLRPCPMLENPEILMRMVKETGAKSTDLKSPETVEHLCGKCHEYAENWKETAEKIWEENPHHKMNYENYKQSHKSAS from the coding sequence ATGAGTACATTATCACACAAAGCGGCAAGAGGCGCGTATGGAACCGCGATCGACATGGTGCTAAGGCACATGAATAAGGACAGGGAAAAAGGAATGCTTCAACTGGTGGATCTGACAGAACGCTATATGGGCAGCCATTTTGACAGCAAGAATTATGAGGCTGCGAGGTGTATGATAAAGGATCCTGAGAGTAAATGGATGAAGTATATCAACCGTCTGCTGGACGAGGTGGATCCCTATGTCATCCGCCAGTCGGCCCTGAATCTTGGCTATGAAGCAGGACTTTATGGGACCAAGACCATACGGGAGATGAGAAAAAAGTATGACTGCAATATCCCTTGGCTGATTCTGATGGACCCCACCAGCGCCTGCAATCTGCATTGCACCGGATGCTGGGCAGCAGAATATGGCAACAGGCTGAATCTTACGTTCGATGAATTGGACGGAATCATTACCCAGGGCAAAGAACTGGGGATTTATTTCTATATGTATACCGGCGGAGAGCCGCTGGTACGTAAGGCCGATATTATAAAACTATGCGAGAAGCATAATGACTGTGCCTTCCATGCATTTACCAATGGGACGCTGGTAGACGAGGCGTTTTGCGAGGATATGAGAAGAGTGGGGAATCTTTCCTTGTCTATCAGTCTGGAAGGCTTTGAAGAGGTCAATGATTTTCGCAGAGGGAACGGGGTATTTGACAAGGTAATGCATGCCATGGATCTGCTAAAGCAGTCCGGGCAGATATTCGGGACATCCATCTGCTATACGAGCAAGAATATTGATACGGTGACTTCGGATGAATTCCTGGATCTGATTATAGAAAAAGGCTGCCGGTTTACCTGGTATTTCCACTATATGCCGGTGGGAAACGATGCGGCGCCGGAACTTCTGCCAACGAAGGAGCAGAGGGAGTACATGTACCACAGGATACGGGAAATCCGGGCAATGGAAGGCGGTAAGCCGATCTATGCCATGGATTTCCAGAATGATGGTGAGTTTGTAGGCGGCTGCATTGCAGGCGGACGGAACTATTGTCATATCAATCCCAACGGCGATGTAGAACCGTGTGTATTCATCCATTATTCCAGCGCGAATATCAGGGAAGTCTCTCTGCTGGATGCGCTCAGGCAGCCCTTGTTTATGGCATACAGGGATAATCAGCCATTCAACGGCAATCATCTGCGGCCATGCCCGATGCTTGAGAATCCGGAGATCCTGATGCGTATGGTAAAGGAGACAGGCGCAAAGTCTACGGACCTTAAGTCGCCTGAGACGGTGGAGCATCTGTGCGGCAAATGTCATGAGTATGCCGAGAACTGGAAGGAAACCGCCGAGAAGATATGGGAAGAGAATCCTCATCATAAGATGAATTATGAAAATTATAAGCAGAGCCATAAGTCGGCAAGCTGA
- a CDS encoding phosphoribosylaminoimidazolecarboxamide formyltransferase translates to MKELELKYGCNPNQKPSRIYMAGGGELPIQVLCGRPGYINFLDAFNGWQLVSELKKATGLPAATSFKHVSPAGAAVGLPLSDTLAKIYWVDDLGELSPLACAYARARGADRMSSFGDFISLSDVCDVDTARLIKREVSDGVIAPGYEPEALELLKQKKNGNYNVIQIDPDYVPEPLEHKDVFGITFEQGRNELRIDEEFFSNIVTDNKELTEQAKIDLAISMITLKYTQSNSVCFVKDGQAIGIGAGQQSRIHCTRLAGTKADNWWLRQSPQVMNLPFVDSIRRADRDNAIDLYIGDDYMDVLADDAWPAIFKEKPEVFSREEKREWLDKMTDVALGSDAFFPFGDNIERAHKSGVKYIAQPGGSVRDDNVIATCNKYGMVMSFTGIRLFHH, encoded by the coding sequence ATGAAAGAATTAGAGTTGAAATATGGCTGCAATCCAAATCAGAAGCCATCCAGGATCTATATGGCAGGCGGCGGGGAACTTCCCATCCAGGTATTATGCGGAAGGCCGGGATATATTAACTTCTTGGACGCGTTTAATGGGTGGCAGCTGGTAAGCGAGCTTAAGAAGGCCACGGGACTTCCGGCAGCAACCTCCTTCAAGCATGTATCGCCGGCGGGGGCGGCCGTAGGACTGCCGCTGAGCGATACGCTGGCAAAGATCTACTGGGTAGATGATCTGGGAGAATTGTCCCCGCTTGCCTGTGCATATGCAAGAGCCAGGGGAGCAGACCGCATGTCTTCATTCGGAGATTTCATCTCCTTATCCGATGTGTGCGATGTGGACACGGCCAGGCTGATCAAGCGCGAGGTATCCGATGGCGTTATTGCGCCAGGATATGAGCCGGAGGCTCTCGAACTTCTGAAGCAGAAGAAGAATGGCAATTACAATGTCATCCAGATTGATCCGGATTATGTGCCGGAGCCGCTGGAGCACAAGGATGTGTTCGGCATCACGTTTGAGCAGGGAAGAAATGAACTGAGGATCGATGAGGAATTCTTCTCCAATATCGTGACGGATAACAAGGAACTGACAGAGCAGGCCAAGATTGATCTTGCCATCTCTATGATCACATTAAAATACACCCAGTCCAATTCCGTATGCTTCGTAAAAGACGGACAGGCGATCGGCATCGGCGCAGGTCAGCAGTCCAGAATCCACTGCACGCGCCTGGCAGGCACCAAGGCTGACAACTGGTGGCTGAGACAGTCCCCGCAGGTTATGAACCTTCCATTTGTGGATTCCATCCGTCGCGCTGACCGGGACAATGCCATTGACCTTTATATTGGGGACGATTATATGGATGTCCTGGCAGATGATGCATGGCCGGCAATCTTCAAAGAGAAGCCGGAAGTATTCTCAAGGGAAGAAAAGAGAGAATGGCTTGACAAGATGACAGATGTAGCCCTTGGCTCAGACGCTTTCTTCCCGTTTGGGGACAACATCGAGCGCGCCCATAAAAGCGGCGTGAAGTATATTGCACAGCCAGGCGGCTCTGTTAGAGACGACAATGTGATCGCAACCTGTAATAAGTATGGAATGGTGATGTCCTTTACGGGAATCCGGCTGTTCCATCATTAG
- a CDS encoding IMP cyclohydrolase — protein MEMLSIEKELQGNSYPGRGIIIGRSTDGTKAVTAYFIMGRSVNSRNRIFVEDGEGIRTQAYDPSKLTDPSLIIYAPVRVLGNKTIVTNGDQTDTIYEGMDKQMTFEQSLRSREFEPDGPNYTPRISGIMHIENGTYNYAMSILKSNNGSPDSCNRYTFAYENPAAGEGHFIHTYKCDGDPLPSFEGEPKLIAVPDDIDAFTDTLWNSLNEDNKVSLFVRYIDIASGTCATRIVNKNQ, from the coding sequence ATGGAAATGTTATCAATTGAGAAAGAACTGCAGGGAAATTCATATCCGGGACGCGGGATTATCATAGGCAGGAGCACTGACGGGACCAAGGCCGTAACCGCTTATTTTATTATGGGAAGAAGCGTTAACAGCCGCAACCGAATCTTTGTGGAGGATGGGGAAGGCATCCGCACGCAGGCATATGATCCGTCTAAACTGACTGATCCAAGCCTGATTATCTATGCGCCAGTGCGTGTGCTTGGCAATAAGACAATTGTAACAAATGGAGACCAGACGGATACCATCTATGAGGGAATGGACAAGCAGATGACGTTTGAACAGTCATTAAGAAGCAGGGAGTTTGAGCCGGACGGTCCCAACTATACGCCAAGGATTTCGGGAATCATGCATATCGAGAATGGCACATATAACTATGCGATGTCTATCTTAAAGAGCAATAACGGCAGTCCGGACAGTTGTAATCGCTATACGTTCGCATATGAGAACCCGGCGGCAGGCGAAGGACATTTTATCCATACATACAAGTGTGACGGCGACCCGCTGCCAAGTTTTGAGGGTGAGCCGAAACTGATCGCGGTTCCGGATGATATAGATGCATTTACAGATACATTGTGGAACAGTTTGAATGAAGACAATAAGGTGTCTCTGTTCGTCCGCTACATTGATATCGCTTCCGGTACATGTGCGACCAGGATTGTAAATAAGAACCAGTAA
- a CDS encoding TetR family transcriptional regulator, protein MERRSEKTKALLGEEFKELVVEKSFEKITIKMITDAAGVIRPTFYNYFQDKYEVMEWLLWEDVFQSVTELISMDMALEAMKMLFRKMGADKAYYRKVFEVEGQNSFEEMLYQRIYDVARKLIEKHPLKVEEDAPIISEEIFLRFQSITLVNGIKYWLLYETDEISADTALKFYEFLMSHSLLEIIDDDILGRVIN, encoded by the coding sequence ATGGAACGTAGAAGCGAAAAGACAAAGGCTTTGCTGGGCGAGGAATTTAAAGAACTGGTGGTGGAAAAGTCTTTTGAAAAAATAACAATTAAGATGATTACGGATGCGGCAGGGGTCATCCGGCCTACTTTTTATAATTATTTTCAAGATAAATATGAGGTCATGGAATGGCTGTTATGGGAAGACGTCTTTCAAAGCGTGACAGAACTTATTTCCATGGATATGGCGCTGGAAGCAATGAAGATGCTGTTCCGCAAGATGGGAGCGGACAAGGCGTATTATAGAAAAGTCTTTGAAGTAGAGGGACAGAATTCTTTTGAAGAGATGCTGTATCAGAGGATCTACGACGTGGCCCGGAAACTGATAGAGAAGCATCCTCTGAAAGTGGAAGAGGACGCGCCCATCATTAGCGAGGAGATATTCTTAAGATTCCAGTCCATCACTTTGGTAAATGGGATCAAATACTGGCTGCTGTATGAAACGGATGAGATATCCGCGGATACGGCGCTTAAGTTTTATGAATTTCTGATGTCCCATTCGCTGTTGGAGATTATCGATGACGATATATTAGGCAGGGTTATTAATTAG